The uncultured Bacteroides sp. DNA segment TGAAGATGCAGCAAGATAAGAAATCCGAACGAAATTATGTCGAAACTTATGTTGTTACTCTGGAAAGAGGGTTTGTCGGTGATTCACTTTCGCTGTTTGTGAATGATAGTCTTGTAATGAATAGCCTGATTAAGGTAGAACCTGCTTTAGTCGAAATAAAGCGCTTTGCCAAACAGAGTGCGCTGATGATTGTGGATAACCGAACTCAGAAGGTTTCGACATTCGATTTAAGCGAAAAAGGTGGAAAGTATCGCTTTGAAAAAGAGGATGGCGCCATAAAGCAATTGGCGCAAGAATGATCTAAATATCTGTCTTATACTTCTTAAGCTCTTCGCGCAGGATCAATGCTTCTCCGTCAGTGAAGCTATTGAGCAAATCCCAAAATCGTTCACCGTGGTTCATCTCTCTTGTGTGACAGAGTTCATGCAAAAGTACATAGTCTATTAAATGCTGAGGTAAAAGGACTAAAAAGTAGGAGAGATTAATGCTTTTTTGGGCGGAACAACTACCCCACCGGCCACGACTAGAATTGATCTTCACACTTTTATAACGTAATTTGTTTTGTTCGGCAAGCATATAGAGCCTGGGTGGAAGAATGATTTTGGCATTTCTACGCAAGGCTTCTTCTATTACTTTACGTAACCAAGTCTGTAGCTTCTCGTCTGCAAAATCCGCACTAGGTGGGCAAATGATCTGCATCTCTCCCAATTCTGAGTGAGCAAGGAATTGATCACGATTACCTCTGATCAAGGATAGTTTGAAATACTCAGTATTAATCTTATAATCAAGGTTAATTAAAGAATTTGAGAGTTTGTCTTTAGAAGCTAATAGCTTGGCACGGAGTTGTTCTACGGCAGCTTCTACTTCTTTTTGTGAAGTTCGAGGAGGAACTGTGACGGTAATCTCATTGTTCTTGGTGCGAAAAATAAGTCGCTTGGCACGCGAATTTATGCGTACTATTAGGCGTCCTAGTTCTTTGTCTTCTATTACTTTATCCAATTTTATCAAATCAATTTATTGCGGAACATTTATTTAAAAAATGGGTGATGAGAATCATGCAAATTAATGCATAATATTTTGAACAGGCAAACGAATAATTGTTTCAGTATAAAAAAAAGGTTGTAGTGAATGCAACTTTTTACGTCATGTTTGCGTCTAATATACAAAATCAACTTAAAAAGATAGTCATGAAAACAGGAATGAAACTTTTATCGGTAACGCTTTTTCTAGTAGGATTGCTCACTAGTTGTACCATCTTAGGTGATAGCATAAAACCTAGTAAGAATTATATCACTCGAAAGTATAAAGTAAAAGAGTTCAATAAGATTGACGTCAGTACTGTGGGTGACGTATTCTTTACTCAATCTACAGACGGAACGACTTCTGTGCAAATCTATGGTCCTGATAACATTATTGCTCTCATGCAGGTTGAGGTGAAGGATAATACATTGATTTTAAATACAGAGAAGCACAATAAAATAAGGAACTTAAAGAAAATGAAGATTACGATAAGTTCTCCCGCCTTGATCGGGCTTTATTTTAAAGGTGTTGGCGATATTTCCATTGAAGATAGCCTTGTAACTTCTGACTTGGAAATTGAAAGTAAGGGAGTTGGCAATGTAAAGGTACATTCCGTGCAATGCGAAAAACTTAAAGTCAGTTCGATGGGGGTTGGTAATGTGGAATTGCAAGGTTTGGCAAAGGAGGCGTTTTTTGCTTCTAAAGGTGTGGGTGATATAGAAGCGGTGAATCTAAAGGCGCAATCTGTAGAGGCTTCCTCTCAAGGAGTTGGGAATATCTCTTGCTATGCTACAGAGTCATTGTCGGCTTCGGTGAAAGGTGTTGGCAGTATTAATTATAAAGGTATGCCTAAAGAAAAGAATTTCAATAAAGGTGGCATCGGTACAATAAAAGCATTTTAAATAAATGAAGATTATGAAACAGAAGTTGTATTCTAGTGTAGTGTTAGCTATGCTGTTATTTATTTCATCATGTACGCAGGCCCAAAGGGTTGTGGGGAGTGGTAACCTTGTTACTAAAGGGGTTAGAGTGGAGGGCTTCAATAGTTTGAAACTTCAGGGAAGCCCCGATGTAATTTATATGCAAACGTCTGGTAAGCCTTCGGTAGAACTGTACGGCTCTGATAATATTGTGAATCTCTTAGAGGTAAGAACCGAGAATGGCATCTTACTGATTAAATTTAAAGATAACGTGAACATACTTAATCGAGGAAAGTTAGAAGTCCGGGTGTCAGGGCCATCCCTAGAGCAAATAAATATTCAAGGATCGGGAGATGTTTTGCTAGTTAATGGGATGAAAAGTGACAAAGGCATCGCGTTCTCTATTCAAGGTTCGGGCGACATTGAGGGTAAAGGCATTAAGTGTCCTCTTCTGTCACTGTCAGTAAGAGGCTCAGGTGATATTGATTTGAGTGAGGTAAGTAGCCGCCGGACCGATGTGAAGATAGCTGGCTCTGGAGATATTTCATTAAGCGGAAGATCTCAGGAAGTAGATTTAGGTGTTTCTGGCTCGGGCGATATCAATGCTGCGGGATTAATGGGGCAGAAAGTTTTGGCCAAGATTAGTGGCTCGGGCGATATATCGTGTTATGCTACTGACTATCTAACGGGAAGCGTAAGCGGTAGTGGTGATGTGGGTTATAAAGGAAATCCAAGAATCGAATTCTCTAAAAAGGGATTGCATAAATTATAAAATTCTCTCTTAAATTTAACTGACCTCGTAATGGGGTAAACTGGGAGTGTTCGTGACGAATACTCCTTTTTTATGGCTATCAGATTACAATAGTCGTAATGTTATATGTGTGTGGCTCAAAATAATAAAAGGGTTACTACCTTTCGTAGCAACCCCTTTTATCTTAGTTATTTACAAAAAAGTTAAGAGAGTTGAAACTTCACAGTTTCACGTTGTTTTAATAAAGCACACTAACTGTTGTATATTTAAAGCAAATGAAAATTACATATTAAAATAATGAAAGCTTTTATTTCATAGAATTAGCTAATTTCGAAATGAAATCGGCGCTCATAATGCCAGTGAAATTGATTACCATAAAATGGCTTTTCTCGTGCATGAGCATAACTAACTCAACAATCGCTTCATTTTTCTTTCTTACCATAATCTGGCAATTTTCTGACTTATCACGGAAAGAAAGAAACGGTTCAAATCTATCAGAGTTCTTCTCTACCACCTTTAAAGCTTCATTATAATAGGTTTTCCCTTTCACTTTAGAGGTAAGCATCTGCATGCTTTTTAGGTTTGATATTATCTCCAAAACGCTTTCGTCTTTTTCAGAATCATTTTTTAGTATCTCTTCCATCATTTTCGGGCTGATTGTAACGCAAGACAGATTTGTATCTGTTTTATGTTCCGCCAAAAAGCGAGTGGCAAAGTCTTGTGCTGATACGAAGACAGACAATAATGTCATCAAATATATTAAAAGAGCTCTTTTTTTCATTCTTTTATCACTTCAGCTTTAGCTTTTATGCTATCGGCAAAATGTTGGTCTTGTGATTTGTTAATTCCTTCAGATAGCATCATTAATGCAGAAGATACTTCCTTATATGCTACTTCCGGATCATCGTACGTGTCTGTATATGCGTCGTAATTGTAATCTAATTTATCATCGCCAAAAAATGTTTGCTGTGCAGCATTGCCTAATGATAACATTACTGCTACGACTGCTGCCGCCTTAAAGAAAGGCATAAATCTAGTGGTAAGGGTTAACCGCCTAGCCTTTACGACAGGAGTTTCTATCTGAGATAAAATTCGCATATCAAAGTCTTTACCTAGACCAACTTCCTGCTGAAGTTGCTGATACACAAATAGATCTTTATACTGTAACAGATGAGCGGGAATTTCTTCATTTTTCATAAAGAAAGCTCGCAATTTGGCTTCGTCCTCCAAAGAGGTTTCACATTGCCAATATCGCTCCAAAAGCTGTTCTATATATCTATAATCCATATTCTTCTATTTCAGTATACCGTTGTTTTACTTTTTGCCTTGCTCTAAAGAGGTTTACTTTAACTTGTTCCTCTGTTAGATTCAATATGTTCGCAATTTCTTTATACGTTTCTCCTTCAATATCTCTTAACTGCATAATCAGTCTTTGCTTTTCAGGAAGATCGTTGATCAACTGATGAATGAGTTTCATTTGTTCTTCATTAACCAATTGGTCATAAGGACCGGATGCGTCATAAGCTTCTTCTAGATCGGGAGTCAGTTCTACGTTTTGAGCTTCTTTTTTTTGGCTGCGGTCAATTGCTAAGTTTTTAGCAATTACCAAGCAGTAAGCTTCAATTGATTCAAACTGAGACCATTCTTCGCGTTTATTCCATACCCGAATCATCGTATCTTGTACGACATCCTCAGCCTCGGCTCTGTCGAGGGTAATTCTGAGCGCTAACCGAAAGAGTTTATCTTTCAAAGGCAGTATGTCATCCCGGAAGCTAATTTCTTGCATCTCTATAATAGTGACGGGTGAGTATTTGAAAAGTTACAGTCTCACTCTTCTTTTTTTTGAATTATTTTTTAATTCGTGTTCCTTCAATGGAATTTATAGTAGATGCCAGAGTAATAACAATCTCTGAAACTCCTGAATCTAGAGCATTGAAAGCGTTTTCTAGTTTTGGTATCATTCCTCCCTGAATTATTCCACTAGCCACGTATGCTTCAAAATCAGATCGGGTTATAAAAGGAATAACACTGTCATTATCCGTTTCATCACGAAGCACACCTTTCTTCTCGAAACAATAAATTAGAGTTACGTCAAAGTTTAGAGCAAGTGCTTTTGCTGTTTCTCCGGCAATAGTATCTGCATTGGTATTCAAGATATTTCCCTTACCATCATGGGTTAATGGCGCTAAAACAGGTACAATACCTTTTTCTAGTAACTCGGTAAGTATAGCTGTGTCAACGTTTTCTACATCGCCCACAAAACCATAGTCGACATCTTTAGCCGGACGTTTTTTCGATTGGATAATATTCATGTCGGCTCCGGTGAGGCCTAGGGCATTTACCCCTCTGCTTTGTAAGCCGGCCACAATGTTCTTGTTCACAAGTCCCCCATATACCATTGTTACCACTTTTAGTGTTTCGGCATCTGTAATGCGCCTGCCATTCACCATTTTGCTTTCAATGCCCAGCTGTGAGGCTATTTTCGTCGCCGAACGTCCGCCTCCGTGTACCAATATCTTGCAACCTTCTATTTTTGCGAAATCAGTCAGCAAACTATTTAGCGAAGATTCTTCTTCTACAATTTTTCCACCTACTTTAATCACTGTTAGTTTCTTCTTCATCTTTTCTGCTTTAGTTTTAGTGAAAAAGCAAAAGCATGCGTTCTGCATCTTTATAATTTAGTTACAAAGTTACAAAACGCATGCAGTGCGTCTTTCAAATTCTTATTTATATTCTTTAATTATTCCAAGTAGGTATATCCATAAAGTCCGGAGCGATAGTTAGATAAGAATTCCTTCCCTTCTTCCACTGTTATTTTCCCTTCTTTTACCGATTTTGTGACCCAAGTCTCTAATGTACGGACAAGCTTCTTTGGGCTATATTGCACGTAATCTAGGACCTCTGCCACTGTCTCTCCATCAATAATCTGTTCTATGTTGTAACCTTTATCATTCACAGACACATGCACTGCGTTAGTATCTCCAAACAGATTATGCATGTCACCTAAGATCTCTTGATAGGCTCCTACCAAGAACGCCCCTAAATAATAAGCTTCTTTGTTCTTTAAACTATGTACAGGAAGATAGTGAGACGCATTTTTTGTAGAAATAAAGTTCGCTATTTTCCCATCAGAATCACATGTTACATCCTGCAAAGTGGCTGAACGGTCTGGTTTCTCATCCAGCCGCTGTATAGGCATTATCGGAAATATTTGGTCTATAGCCCAAGAGTCCGGCAAGGACTGGAATAAAGAGAAATTACAAAAATATTTATCTGCTAATAGCTTGGATAAACCTCGAAACTCATCCGGAGCATGTTTCAGCCCTGAGGCTATTTGGTTTATTTCACGGGTGATCGACCAATACAATCGTTCTATTTGCGCACGCGTTTTTAAATCTACTATACCATGGCTGAAAAGATCCAAAGCTTCTTCTCGTATTTGCTGTGCATCGTGCCATGCTTCCAACATTTTATTCTGATTTAGCGTGTCCCAAATACTATAGAGATCTTGTACTAGCTCATGATCTTTCTCTGTCACTACTATATCATCATCCCATTCAGGTAATGTAGTTGTTTCCAATACTTCAAATATAAGCACCGAATGATGAGCAGTCAGTGCTCGTCCACTTTCGGTGATGATATTTGGATGCGGTATTCCATTTTTGTCACTTACGTCAACAAGAGTAGAGATAGAGTCGTTTACATATTCTTGGATGGAGTAATTAACGCTACTTTCACTATTTGATGAGCGGGTACCGTCATAATCAACGCCTAGTCCTCCTCCAATATCAACGAATTCGATTTTGAATCCCATAGCATGAAGTTGTACATAAAACTGAGAGGCTTCTCTTAATGCTGTTTTGATGCGACGAATTTTTGTAACCTGACTGCCAATGTGGAAGTGAATTAACTTCAGACATTCTTTCATTTCTTTCTTTTCCAGGAAATCAAGCGCTTCAAGTAATTCACTTGATGTGAGGCCAAATTTACTGGCATCTCCTCCTGATTCTTCCCATTTGCCACTACCAGATGAAGCTAATTTAATGCGTATACCAATGTTAGGTCTTATATTTAATTGTTTGGCTATCTTAGCTATCAATTTTAGTTCATTGAGCTTCTCAACAACAAGAAAAATTCTTTTCCCCATTTTCTGCGCTAGAAGTGCTAACTCTATGTAACTTTCATCTTTATATCCATTGCAAATGATTAAAGAATCAGAATCTGTGTTAACAGCTATCACGGCATGAAGTTCGGGCTTTGAGCCGGCTTCTAAGCCTAAATTAAATTTCTTTCCATGACTGATAATTTCTTCAACAACCGGACGCATTTGATTTACCTTGATCGGATAAATTATAAAGTTCTGGGCCTTGTAACTGTACTCTTCGGCTGCTTGTTCAAAGCAACGGGCTGTTTTCTCGATACGATTGTCCAATATATCCGGAAAACGTATCAGCATAGGAGCAGCTACATCACGCAACTGCAATTCATCAACCAATTCTTTTAAATCAACTCCAACTCCATCCTTGCGAGGAGTGACTACAACATGCCCTTTTTCATTAATACCAAAGTACGAGGTTCCCCAACCAGTAATGTTGTAAAGTTCCTCCGAATCTTCAATACGCCATTTTCTCATTTCTTTTTCAGTCGTTATTTATAAATAATGTGGCAAAAATACGTATTAATCTATAGTATTCAATCATAAATCTCTTGATTTTTTTCGCTAATATTTTGTAGTGGAATAGATTATTTGTATCTTTGCACCGGAAACGGATGAAAGGTGGAGGGGCGATTTGGCTCCTTTTTTTGTACTTATATAATTAGTTCATGATAGAAAAAAAAACTGTTTGCCAAATTGTTGAGGAATGGCTTGAAGAAAAAGACTACTTTCTGGTAGAAGTAACTGTTAGCTCTGACGATAAAATTGTCGTTGAAATAGATCATGCAGAAGGAGTCTGGATTGAAGACTGCGTAGAGCTAAGCCGATTCATAGAGTCTAAACTTAATCGTGAAGAAACTGATTATGAGCTAGAAGTGGGATCTGCTGGTATAGGGCAACCTTTCAAAGTACTTCAGCAATATCATATTCATATTGGAAGTGATGTGGAAGTGTTGACTAAAGATGGGCGTAAACTGACGGGGATTTTGAAAGAAGCTGATGAAGAAAAGTTTGTGGTTGAGGTGCGAAAAAAAGTAAAAACAGAAGGAAGCAAACGTCCTAAGCTACAAGAAGAGGATGAAACTTTCACTTATCCTGAGATAAAATACACTAAATACTTAATTAGTTTTAAATAATTATGGCCAAGAAAGAGGAAACAATCAGTTTGATTGATACATTTTCGGAGTTTAAAGAACTCAAAAATATCGATAGAACAACTATGGTGAGTGTGCTCGAAGAGTCTTTCCGTAGTGTGCTCGCGAAAATGTTTGGCACAGACGAAAATTACGATGTTATTGTAAATCCTGATAAAGGGGATTTTGAGATATGGCGTAATCGTGAAGTTGTAGCGGATGAAGATTTGACGAATCCGAATATGCAGATTCCATTGACGGAAGCCCAGAAAATAGATGCTTCGTTTGAAGTTGGTGAGGAGGTGACCGATGAAGTCATTTTCGCCAAGTTTGGACGTCGTGCTATCTTAAATCTTCGCCAAACATTGGCCTCAAAAATTCTTGAGCTTGAGAAGGATAGTCTTTACAATAAATATATAGATCAAGTAGGCACCATTATCAATGCGGAAGTATACCAGATTTGGAAGAAAGAAATTTTGCTACTTGACGACGAAGGGAATGAATTATTGTTGCCTAAAACAGAGCAAATACCTAGCGACTTTTATCGTAAGGGGGAGACAGCACGTGCTGTTGTAGCTCGTGTAGATAATAAAAACAACAATCCTAAAATTATTCTTTCACGCACGTCTCCCGTATTTCTTCAACGCTTGTTTGAGATGGAAGTGCCTGAAATAAATGATGGATTGATTACAATTAAAAAAATAGCTCGCATACCAGGTGAACGTGCGAAGATCGCTGTGGAATCTTATGATGACAGAATTGATCCCGTGGGAGCTTGTGTAGGAGTAAAGGGTAGCCGTATACACGGCATTGTACGTGAATTGCGGAATGAAAATATTGATGTGATCAATTACACTTCGAATCTTTCATTGTTTATTCAACGTTCTCTCAGCCCGGCAAAGGTCTCTTCCATCAGATTGAATGAGGAAGAACGTAGAGCGGAAGTTTTCCTTAAACCGGAAGAAGTCTCGCTAGCTATTGGAAAAGGTGGTTTGAATATCAAACTGGCCAGTATGTTGACCGAGTACACTATAGATGTATTCCGTGAATTGGATGAAACCACGCAGGATGAAGATATCTATCT contains these protein-coding regions:
- a CDS encoding head GIN domain-containing protein — protein: MKTGMKLLSVTLFLVGLLTSCTILGDSIKPSKNYITRKYKVKEFNKIDVSTVGDVFFTQSTDGTTSVQIYGPDNIIALMQVEVKDNTLILNTEKHNKIRNLKKMKITISSPALIGLYFKGVGDISIEDSLVTSDLEIESKGVGNVKVHSVQCEKLKVSSMGVGNVELQGLAKEAFFASKGVGDIEAVNLKAQSVEASSQGVGNISCYATESLSASVKGVGSINYKGMPKEKNFNKGGIGTIKAF
- the speA gene encoding biosynthetic arginine decarboxylase yields the protein MRKWRIEDSEELYNITGWGTSYFGINEKGHVVVTPRKDGVGVDLKELVDELQLRDVAAPMLIRFPDILDNRIEKTARCFEQAAEEYSYKAQNFIIYPIKVNQMRPVVEEIISHGKKFNLGLEAGSKPELHAVIAVNTDSDSLIICNGYKDESYIELALLAQKMGKRIFLVVEKLNELKLIAKIAKQLNIRPNIGIRIKLASSGSGKWEESGGDASKFGLTSSELLEALDFLEKKEMKECLKLIHFHIGSQVTKIRRIKTALREASQFYVQLHAMGFKIEFVDIGGGLGVDYDGTRSSNSESSVNYSIQEYVNDSISTLVDVSDKNGIPHPNIITESGRALTAHHSVLIFEVLETTTLPEWDDDIVVTEKDHELVQDLYSIWDTLNQNKMLEAWHDAQQIREEALDLFSHGIVDLKTRAQIERLYWSITREINQIASGLKHAPDEFRGLSKLLADKYFCNFSLFQSLPDSWAIDQIFPIMPIQRLDEKPDRSATLQDVTCDSDGKIANFISTKNASHYLPVHSLKNKEAYYLGAFLVGAYQEILGDMHNLFGDTNAVHVSVNDKGYNIEQIIDGETVAEVLDYVQYSPKKLVRTLETWVTKSVKEGKITVEEGKEFLSNYRSGLYGYTYLE
- the rimP gene encoding ribosome assembly cofactor RimP; its protein translation is MIEKKTVCQIVEEWLEEKDYFLVEVTVSSDDKIVVEIDHAEGVWIEDCVELSRFIESKLNREETDYELEVGSAGIGQPFKVLQQYHIHIGSDVEVLTKDGRKLTGILKEADEEKFVVEVRKKVKTEGSKRPKLQEEDETFTYPEIKYTKYLISFK
- a CDS encoding RNA polymerase sigma factor; translation: MQEISFRDDILPLKDKLFRLALRITLDRAEAEDVVQDTMIRVWNKREEWSQFESIEAYCLVIAKNLAIDRSQKKEAQNVELTPDLEEAYDASGPYDQLVNEEQMKLIHQLINDLPEKQRLIMQLRDIEGETYKEIANILNLTEEQVKVNLFRARQKVKQRYTEIEEYGL
- a CDS encoding head GIN domain-containing protein, with the translated sequence MKQKLYSSVVLAMLLFISSCTQAQRVVGSGNLVTKGVRVEGFNSLKLQGSPDVIYMQTSGKPSVELYGSDNIVNLLEVRTENGILLIKFKDNVNILNRGKLEVRVSGPSLEQINIQGSGDVLLVNGMKSDKGIAFSIQGSGDIEGKGIKCPLLSLSVRGSGDIDLSEVSSRRTDVKIAGSGDISLSGRSQEVDLGVSGSGDINAAGLMGQKVLAKISGSGDISCYATDYLTGSVSGSGDVGYKGNPRIEFSKKGLHKL
- the nusA gene encoding transcription termination factor NusA, producing MAKKEETISLIDTFSEFKELKNIDRTTMVSVLEESFRSVLAKMFGTDENYDVIVNPDKGDFEIWRNREVVADEDLTNPNMQIPLTEAQKIDASFEVGEEVTDEVIFAKFGRRAILNLRQTLASKILELEKDSLYNKYIDQVGTIINAEVYQIWKKEILLLDDEGNELLLPKTEQIPSDFYRKGETARAVVARVDNKNNNPKIILSRTSPVFLQRLFEMEVPEINDGLITIKKIARIPGERAKIAVESYDDRIDPVGACVGVKGSRIHGIVRELRNENIDVINYTSNLSLFIQRSLSPAKVSSIRLNEEERRAEVFLKPEEVSLAIGKGGLNIKLASMLTEYTIDVFRELDETTQDEDIYLDEFSDEIDGWVIDAIKSIGIDTAKAVLSAPREMLIEKTDLEEETVDEVLRILKSEFEEN
- a CDS encoding SprT family zinc-dependent metalloprotease, translating into MDKVIEDKELGRLIVRINSRAKRLIFRTKNNEITVTVPPRTSQKEVEAAVEQLRAKLLASKDKLSNSLINLDYKINTEYFKLSLIRGNRDQFLAHSELGEMQIICPPSADFADEKLQTWLRKVIEEALRRNAKIILPPRLYMLAEQNKLRYKSVKINSSRGRWGSCSAQKSINLSYFLVLLPQHLIDYVLLHELCHTREMNHGERFWDLLNSFTDGEALILREELKKYKTDI
- the argB gene encoding acetylglutamate kinase, with translation MKKKLTVIKVGGKIVEEESSLNSLLTDFAKIEGCKILVHGGGRSATKIASQLGIESKMVNGRRITDAETLKVVTMVYGGLVNKNIVAGLQSRGVNALGLTGADMNIIQSKKRPAKDVDYGFVGDVENVDTAILTELLEKGIVPVLAPLTHDGKGNILNTNADTIAGETAKALALNFDVTLIYCFEKKGVLRDETDNDSVIPFITRSDFEAYVASGIIQGGMIPKLENAFNALDSGVSEIVITLASTINSIEGTRIKK
- a CDS encoding DUF4252 domain-containing protein, which encodes MTLLSVFVSAQDFATRFLAEHKTDTNLSCVTISPKMMEEILKNDSEKDESVLEIISNLKSMQMLTSKVKGKTYYNEALKVVEKNSDRFEPFLSFRDKSENCQIMVRKKNEAIVELVMLMHEKSHFMVINFTGIMSADFISKLANSMK